A genomic segment from Nicotiana tabacum cultivar K326 chromosome 9, ASM71507v2, whole genome shotgun sequence encodes:
- the LOC142164073 gene encoding uncharacterized protein LOC142164073: protein MKAQALAVHLAENPVDDKYQPLSPYFPYEEVNSVEIIPEDTNAWKMFFDGAVNAKSVRIGAILISPTSQHYPATARLHFFYTNNTTEYEACIISMNIAVDLDVEELLIMGDSNLIIRQAQGEWETRDIKLILYRQHVEDLSKRFKSVEFRYIPRLHNELADTLATLASMLPYPGNIHIDPLEIQIRERHGYCNAIEIEPDVQPWYHDIKRFLKIKEYPEQASRDQKRTIRRLASSFFLSGEVLYKRTQDLNLLRCVDAKVAEMIMNKVHSGWVEAVTFKAVTKKAAVEFMHSNIICRFGIPKTIITYNAANLNSHLMREVCE, encoded by the exons ATGAAAGCTCAAGCCTTGGCAGTTCATCTAgctgagaacccggttgatgataaATACCAACCCCTAAGTCCATACTTTCCGTACGAGGAAGTAAACTCAGTTGAAATAATTCCAGAGGACAcaaatgcttggaaaatgttctttgatggagctgtaaaTGCGAAAAGTGTaaggattggggcaattttgatttcgcccaCTAGTCAGCACTATCCGGCCACAGCCCGGCTTCATTTCTTCTATACGAACAACACtaccgagtatgaagcttgcatcataAGCATGAACATAGCAGTTGATCTGGATGttgaagaattgttaatcatgggagattctaaTTTGATCattcggcaagcccaaggtgaatgggaaactcgagacatcaagcttatcCTATACagacaacatgtggaagatcttagcaaacgGTTCAAGTCCgtcgagttcaggtatattcctcgATTACACAATGAGTTAGCTGATACATTAGCTACTTTGGCCTCAATGCTGCCGTATCCGGGTAATATTCATATTGACCCGctggaaatccaaattcgagaaaggcatggttattgtaatGCAATTGAAATAGAACCAGATGTTCAGCCTTGGTATCACGATatcaaaaggtttttgaaaaTAAAGGAATATCCCGAGCAGGCCAgtagagaccaaaagagaaccattagaaggtTGGCCAGCAGTTTCTTCTTAAGCGGagaagttttgtacaaaagaacccaaGACCTTAATCTTTTGAGGTGTGTAGATGCCAAAGTAGCTGAAATGATCATGAACAAAGTGCATTCGGGG tgggttgaagcagtcacTTTCAAAGCCGTCACTAAGAAAGCAGCAGTGGAATTCATGCATTCCAACATcatttgtcgttttggtattccaaaAACTATCATTACATACAATGCTGCAAAtctgaacagtcacttgatgagggaggtatgcgaaTAG